One Bifidobacterium angulatum DSM 20098 = JCM 7096 DNA window includes the following coding sequences:
- a CDS encoding DNA-directed RNA polymerase subunit beta' has translation MLDVNAFDKLKIGLATADDIRGWSHGEVKKPETINYRTLKPEKDGLFGEQIFGPTRDWECACGKYKRVRFKGIVCERCGVEVTKSRVRRERMGHIELAAPVTHIWFFKGVPSRLGYMLNVTPKDLEKVIYFASYMVTDVNEEQRHQDLPDLQDEFDHEIANLEKRRNNDIEDRAKKVESDLAELEAIGEAKGPARTKLRNSAERDMAAIRQRYDEQIARLNAVFDKFKKLKPGDIVDDVDLWREMQDRYEDYFDGCMGAEAVKKRLQSLDLEAIAAQLREEIKDASEQKKTKALKRLKVVNAFLTTGNKPEAMVLDVIPVIPPDLRPMVQLDGGRFATSDLNDLYRRVINRNNRLKRLIELGAPEIMLNNEKRMLQEAVDSLFDNGRRGRPVTGASNRPLKSLSDMLKGKQGRFRQNLLGKRVDYSGRSVIVVGPELRMHQCGLPKPMALELFKPFVIKRLVDQGFAQNMKSAKRLVDRGDSAVWGVLEEVISEHPVLLNRAPTLHRLGIQAFEPILVEGKAIHLPPLACAAFNADFDGDQMAVHLPLSAEAQAEARSLMMASDNILKPADGHTVTMPSQDMILGLYYLSTVMEGAKGQGRVFSSLAEAEMALDLHEIDMQAEVLIRMPADFVLPEGWEPREIKVVDKDGHDDLETVKEERFHDGTTLFATSYGRVLFNETLPVDYPFVNVPVGKKQLSKIVDDIATRYSTAQVAASLDALKDMGFTRAPWSGVSFAFSDVIEPPEREEFIARYEDEAAQVNENFEMGLMTEEERRNELIKLWTECTAEVSKAVEKHFDAKNNLAIIVQSGARGNMMQINQIAGMRGLVANPKGEIIPRPVKSNYRDGLSVLEYFISQHGARKGLADTALRTAESGYLTRRLVDVSQDVIVREEDCGTKAGIDVQVAERNANGELVLVKNADGGPYSRLLAADVIDPADGKTVLYKRNDALSMDVLDDLVAHGVEYVKCRSVLSCESKRGVCAKCYGWSMATNKLVDVGETVGIVAAQSIGEPGTQLTLRSFHSGGVASASDITQGLPRVTELFEARTPKGESPITEFAGTIKITDTDRGRQIILTPDSDSGAPTEDGAIKPIVYSVSRRVKALVQDGEHVETGTQLIEGSVDPKKILRIIGKRAAQMNIVEEVHNVYRSQGVDIHDKHIEVIVHQMSRRITVVDSGETDLLPGELVDQQRFREVNKAAVKAGKKPASGRPELMGITKASLATDSWLSAASFQETTRVLTDAALNEKVDDLKGLKENVIIGKLIPAGTGLARYRNATVEPDKAIRDTIYPNFGLGGDMGEGVDFGDGDMADVDFSHIDFGDLKLGEDFNPDDFLNDEGGTADFGGETV, from the coding sequence GTGCTGGATGTCAACGCATTTGACAAGCTGAAGATCGGCCTGGCCACCGCAGACGATATTCGCGGCTGGAGCCACGGCGAGGTCAAGAAGCCAGAAACCATCAACTACCGTACCCTCAAGCCCGAGAAGGACGGTCTGTTCGGCGAACAGATCTTCGGTCCTACCCGCGACTGGGAGTGCGCCTGCGGCAAGTACAAGCGCGTGCGCTTCAAGGGCATCGTGTGCGAACGATGCGGCGTCGAAGTCACCAAGAGCCGTGTGCGCCGTGAGCGCATGGGCCATATCGAGCTTGCCGCCCCGGTGACCCACATCTGGTTCTTCAAGGGTGTGCCGTCCCGCTTGGGCTACATGCTCAACGTGACCCCGAAGGATCTGGAGAAGGTCATCTACTTCGCCTCCTACATGGTCACCGACGTGAACGAGGAGCAGCGCCATCAGGATCTGCCCGACCTGCAGGACGAGTTCGATCACGAAATCGCCAACCTCGAGAAGCGCCGCAACAACGACATCGAGGATCGTGCCAAGAAGGTCGAATCCGACCTGGCCGAACTCGAAGCCATCGGCGAAGCCAAGGGCCCGGCAAGGACCAAGCTGCGCAACTCCGCCGAACGTGATATGGCGGCCATCCGCCAGCGCTACGACGAGCAGATCGCCCGTCTGAACGCCGTGTTCGACAAGTTCAAGAAGCTCAAGCCCGGCGACATCGTCGACGACGTGGATCTGTGGCGCGAAATGCAGGACCGCTACGAGGACTACTTCGACGGTTGCATGGGTGCGGAAGCCGTGAAGAAGCGTCTGCAGTCCCTCGACCTCGAAGCCATCGCGGCCCAGCTGCGTGAGGAAATCAAGGACGCCTCCGAGCAGAAGAAGACCAAGGCGCTCAAGCGTCTCAAGGTCGTCAATGCCTTCCTGACCACCGGCAACAAGCCGGAGGCCATGGTGCTCGACGTGATCCCGGTCATCCCGCCGGATCTGCGCCCGATGGTCCAGCTCGACGGCGGCCGTTTCGCCACCTCCGATCTGAACGATCTGTACCGCCGCGTGATCAACCGTAACAACCGTCTGAAGCGACTCATCGAGCTCGGCGCCCCGGAGATCATGCTCAACAACGAGAAGCGCATGCTGCAGGAAGCCGTCGACTCCCTGTTCGACAACGGCCGCCGCGGCCGTCCGGTCACCGGCGCCTCCAACCGCCCGCTGAAGTCCCTGAGCGACATGCTCAAGGGTAAGCAGGGCCGCTTCCGTCAGAACCTGCTGGGTAAGCGCGTGGACTACTCCGGCCGTTCCGTGATCGTGGTCGGCCCGGAGCTGCGCATGCACCAGTGCGGCCTGCCCAAGCCGATGGCCCTGGAGCTGTTCAAGCCGTTCGTGATCAAGCGCCTGGTGGATCAGGGCTTCGCCCAGAACATGAAGAGCGCCAAGCGCCTGGTGGATCGTGGCGACTCCGCCGTGTGGGGCGTGCTCGAGGAGGTCATCTCCGAGCATCCCGTGCTGCTGAACCGTGCTCCTACGCTGCACCGTCTGGGCATCCAGGCCTTCGAGCCGATCCTGGTCGAAGGCAAGGCCATCCACCTGCCGCCGCTGGCCTGCGCCGCCTTCAACGCCGACTTCGACGGCGATCAGATGGCAGTCCACCTGCCGCTGAGCGCCGAAGCCCAGGCTGAGGCCCGCTCGCTGATGATGGCTTCCGACAACATCCTGAAGCCGGCAGACGGCCACACCGTGACCATGCCGTCCCAGGATATGATCCTCGGCCTGTACTACCTGTCCACCGTGATGGAAGGCGCCAAGGGCCAGGGCCGCGTGTTCTCCTCGCTCGCCGAGGCCGAAATGGCCCTCGACCTGCACGAGATCGACATGCAGGCCGAAGTGCTCATCCGCATGCCCGCCGACTTCGTACTGCCGGAAGGCTGGGAGCCGCGTGAGATCAAGGTCGTCGACAAGGACGGCCACGACGATCTCGAAACCGTCAAGGAAGAGCGTTTCCACGACGGCACCACGCTGTTCGCCACCTCCTACGGCCGTGTGCTGTTCAACGAGACCCTGCCTGTCGACTACCCGTTCGTGAACGTGCCGGTCGGCAAGAAGCAGCTGTCCAAGATCGTCGACGACATCGCGACCCGCTACTCCACCGCCCAGGTGGCAGCCTCCCTGGATGCCCTGAAGGATATGGGCTTCACCCGCGCACCGTGGTCCGGTGTCTCCTTCGCCTTCTCCGACGTTATCGAACCGCCGGAGCGCGAAGAGTTCATCGCCAGGTACGAGGACGAGGCGGCACAGGTCAACGAGAACTTCGAAATGGGTCTGATGACCGAGGAGGAGCGCCGCAACGAGCTCATCAAGCTCTGGACCGAGTGCACCGCCGAAGTCTCCAAGGCCGTCGAGAAGCACTTCGATGCCAAGAACAACCTCGCCATCATCGTGCAGTCCGGTGCACGAGGAAACATGATGCAGATCAACCAGATCGCAGGTATGCGAGGCCTCGTGGCGAACCCGAAGGGCGAGATCATTCCTCGACCGGTGAAGTCCAACTACCGTGACGGCCTGTCCGTGCTGGAGTACTTCATCTCCCAGCACGGTGCACGTAAGGGTCTGGCCGATACCGCACTGCGTACCGCAGAATCCGGTTACCTGACCCGTCGTCTGGTGGATGTCTCCCAGGACGTGATCGTGCGCGAAGAGGACTGCGGCACCAAGGCCGGCATCGACGTGCAGGTCGCCGAGCGCAACGCCAACGGCGAACTCGTGCTCGTCAAGAACGCCGACGGTGGCCCGTACTCCCGTCTGCTCGCAGCCGACGTCATCGACCCGGCCGACGGCAAGACCGTGCTGTACAAGCGCAACGACGCCCTGTCCATGGACGTGCTCGACGACCTCGTGGCCCACGGCGTGGAATACGTCAAGTGCCGTTCCGTGCTGTCCTGCGAATCCAAGCGTGGCGTGTGCGCCAAGTGCTATGGCTGGTCTATGGCCACCAACAAGCTCGTCGACGTCGGCGAGACCGTTGGTATCGTGGCCGCACAGTCCATCGGCGAGCCTGGTACCCAGCTGACGCTGCGTTCCTTCCACTCCGGTGGCGTCGCCTCTGCTTCCGATATCACCCAGGGTCTTCCGCGTGTCACCGAGCTTTTCGAAGCCCGTACGCCGAAGGGCGAGTCCCCGATCACCGAATTCGCGGGCACGATCAAGATCACGGACACTGACCGTGGTCGTCAGATCATCCTGACCCCGGATTCCGATTCCGGTGCCCCGACCGAAGACGGTGCGATCAAGCCGATCGTCTACTCCGTCTCCCGCCGCGTCAAGGCGCTGGTGCAGGACGGCGAGCATGTCGAGACCGGCACCCAGCTGATCGAGGGCTCCGTCGACCCGAAGAAGATCCTGCGCATCATCGGCAAGCGCGCCGCACAGATGAACATCGTGGAGGAAGTGCACAACGTGTACCGCTCCCAGGGCGTGGATATCCACGACAAGCATATCGAGGTCATCGTGCACCAGATGAGCCGCCGCATCACCGTGGTCGACTCTGGCGAAACCGATCTGCTGCCGGGCGAGCTCGTCGACCAGCAGCGCTTCCGCGAGGTCAACAAGGCCGCCGTGAAGGCAGGCAAGAAGCCGGCTTCCGGTCGTCCGGAGCTCATGGGCATCACCAAGGCTTCGCTGGCCACCGATTCGTGGCTGTCCGCCGCCTCCTTCCAGGAGACCACCCGCGTGCTCACCGACGCCGCCTTGAATGAGAAGGTCGATGACCTCAAGGGCCTCAAGGAGAACGTCATCATCGGTAAGCTCATCCCGGCCGGCACCGGTCTGGCCCGCTACCGCAACGCCACGGTGGAACCTGACAAGGCCATCCGCGACACCATCTACCCGAACTTCGGGCTTGGTGGCGATATGGGCGAAGGCGTCGACTTCGGCGACGGCGATATGGCCGATGTGGACTTCTCCCACATCGACTTCGGCGATCTGAAGCTCGGCGAGGACTTCAACCCGGATGACTTCCTCAACGACGAAGGCGGCACCGCCGACTTCGGCGGAGAGACCGTCTGA
- the rpoB gene encoding DNA-directed RNA polymerase subunit beta, with the protein MATTTAKTNTNTNIARADQHDIDLHKASDRVNFGSIKEPIDVPYLLGVQTDSFDWLIGADRWKKRVEEDEKNGTITTPHVSGLDEVFNEISPIENFAQTMSLTFSDPYFEEPRHTVQECKEKDYTYSAPLYVNAEFENGETGEIKSQTVFMGDFPLQTPHGTFIIGGTERVIVSQLVRSPGVYFDRQQDRNSDKEVFGAKIIPSRGAWLEFEIDKKDQPQVRVDRKRKQSAIVFLMAIGMTKQEIREAFQDYPLVLDALDNTKLQTQDEALKDMYSKIRPADTATPEAGKNLLDSFYFNTKRYDLARVGRYKINRKLGLETDMNDRSLSREDIIATIKYLVTLHDGKATFPGKRNGEDVELRVDVDDIDHFGNRRIRQVGELIQNQLRTGLSRMERVVRERMTTQDAEAITPQSLINIRPVNATIKEFFGTSQLSQFMDQNNPLSGVTNKRRLSALGPGGLSRDRASMEVRDVHPSHFGRMCPIESPEGPNIGLIGSLATFGRVNPFGFIETPYRKVVNGHVTDEVEYMTADRDLDHVIAQANQELDENNNFVHSDALARVGEEEAVDVPVSQVDYMDVSPRQMTSLGASLIPFLEHDEGHRALMGTNMQRQAVPLIESERPLVGTGSEWRAANDSGDVIKADKDGVVTYVSADMIRVMNDDGTTSSYKLAKFQRSNQTTCYNQRPLIHDGERVEAGSVLADGPAIQKGELALGKNLLIAFMPWNGYNYEDAVIISQRLVQDDTLSSIHIEEYEIDARETKLGAEEITRDLPNVGEDAVANLDERGIIRIGAEVEAGDILVGKVTPKGETELTPEERLLRAIFGEKSREVRDTSLRVPHGETGTVIGIKEITREDAEEDGDELPNGVNQMIRVYIAQHRKITVGDKLSGRHGNKGCISRILPEEDMPFLADGTPVDIMLNPLGVPSRMNLGQVLELHLGWIAHCGWDISLDPNMEAEWKKLIPQGAEKAEPNTPVATPVFDGVKPDVLKGLLSTTLPNRDGDRLVGPDGKATLYDGRTGEPFFRPISVGYMYMLKLHHLVDDKIHARSTGPYSMITQQPLGGKAQFGGQRFGEMEVWALEAYGAAYTLHEMMTTKSDDVDGRVRVYGAIVKGENLPPAGIPESFKVLLKEMQSLSLNVEVLNADGVAIDMKDEDDDPAGASDDLGFNIGARPDAAAKEDQAAAEPEYQ; encoded by the coding sequence TTGGCTACGACTACAGCTAAGACGAACACCAATACCAATATTGCGCGCGCCGACCAGCATGACATCGACCTGCACAAGGCGTCGGACCGCGTGAACTTCGGCTCCATCAAGGAGCCGATCGATGTGCCCTACCTGCTGGGCGTGCAGACCGACAGCTTCGATTGGCTGATCGGTGCCGACCGCTGGAAGAAGCGCGTGGAAGAGGACGAGAAGAACGGCACCATCACCACGCCGCACGTCTCCGGCCTTGACGAGGTTTTCAACGAGATTTCCCCGATCGAGAACTTCGCCCAGACCATGAGCCTGACCTTCTCCGACCCGTACTTCGAAGAACCGCGCCACACCGTGCAGGAATGCAAGGAGAAGGACTACACCTACTCCGCACCGCTGTACGTCAACGCAGAATTCGAAAACGGCGAAACCGGCGAAATCAAGTCCCAGACCGTGTTCATGGGCGATTTCCCGCTGCAGACTCCGCATGGCACCTTCATCATCGGCGGCACCGAGCGAGTGATCGTGTCCCAGCTGGTGCGTTCCCCCGGCGTGTACTTCGACCGTCAGCAGGATCGCAACTCCGACAAGGAAGTCTTCGGCGCGAAGATCATCCCGAGCCGTGGCGCATGGCTTGAGTTCGAAATCGACAAGAAGGACCAGCCGCAGGTTCGCGTGGATCGCAAGCGCAAGCAGTCCGCCATCGTCTTCCTCATGGCCATCGGCATGACCAAGCAGGAGATCCGCGAGGCCTTCCAGGACTACCCGCTGGTGCTCGACGCTCTGGACAACACCAAGCTGCAGACCCAGGACGAAGCCCTCAAGGACATGTACAGCAAGATTCGCCCGGCCGACACCGCCACTCCGGAAGCCGGCAAGAACCTGCTCGACTCCTTCTACTTCAACACCAAGCGCTACGATCTGGCCCGCGTCGGCCGCTACAAGATCAACCGCAAGCTTGGTCTTGAAACCGACATGAACGACCGTTCCCTGTCGCGCGAAGACATCATCGCCACCATCAAGTACCTCGTCACCCTGCACGACGGCAAGGCCACCTTCCCGGGCAAGCGCAACGGCGAGGACGTGGAGCTGCGCGTCGACGTGGACGATATCGACCACTTCGGCAACCGTCGTATCCGCCAGGTCGGCGAACTGATCCAGAACCAGCTGCGCACCGGCCTGAGCCGTATGGAGCGCGTGGTGCGCGAGCGTATGACCACTCAGGACGCCGAGGCCATCACCCCGCAGTCCCTGATCAACATCCGCCCGGTGAACGCCACCATCAAGGAGTTCTTCGGCACCTCCCAGCTGTCCCAGTTCATGGACCAGAACAACCCGCTGTCCGGTGTGACCAACAAGCGTCGTCTGTCCGCACTGGGCCCCGGCGGCCTGTCCCGCGATCGCGCCTCCATGGAAGTGCGAGACGTGCACCCGTCCCACTTCGGCCGTATGTGCCCGATCGAATCCCCTGAAGGCCCGAACATTGGTCTGATCGGTTCGCTGGCAACCTTCGGCCGCGTCAACCCGTTCGGCTTCATCGAGACCCCGTACCGCAAGGTCGTCAACGGCCATGTGACCGACGAGGTCGAGTACATGACCGCCGACCGCGATCTCGACCACGTGATCGCCCAGGCCAACCAGGAGCTCGACGAGAACAACAACTTCGTCCACAGCGACGCCCTTGCCCGAGTCGGCGAGGAAGAAGCGGTCGATGTGCCCGTCAGCCAGGTCGACTACATGGACGTTTCCCCGCGTCAGATGACCTCGCTGGGCGCCTCCCTGATCCCGTTCCTGGAGCATGATGAGGGCCACCGAGCACTGATGGGTACCAACATGCAGCGTCAGGCCGTGCCGCTGATCGAATCCGAGCGCCCGCTGGTGGGCACCGGCTCCGAATGGCGCGCCGCCAACGATTCCGGCGACGTGATCAAGGCCGACAAGGACGGCGTGGTCACCTACGTGTCCGCCGACATGATCCGCGTGATGAACGACGATGGCACCACCAGCTCCTACAAGCTGGCCAAGTTCCAGCGTTCCAACCAGACCACCTGCTACAACCAGCGTCCGCTGATCCACGACGGTGAGCGCGTCGAAGCCGGTTCCGTACTGGCCGACGGCCCCGCCATCCAGAAGGGCGAGCTGGCACTGGGCAAGAACCTGCTCATCGCCTTCATGCCGTGGAACGGCTACAACTACGAGGATGCTGTGATCATCTCCCAGCGCCTCGTGCAGGACGACACCCTGAGCTCCATCCACATCGAGGAGTACGAGATCGACGCCCGCGAAACCAAGCTGGGCGCCGAAGAGATCACCCGAGACCTGCCGAACGTCGGCGAGGATGCGGTGGCCAACCTCGACGAGCGCGGCATCATCCGCATCGGCGCCGAGGTCGAAGCCGGCGACATCCTGGTCGGTAAGGTCACCCCGAAGGGCGAGACCGAGCTCACCCCGGAAGAGCGCCTGCTGCGCGCCATCTTCGGTGAGAAGAGCCGCGAAGTGCGCGACACCTCGCTGCGCGTGCCCCACGGCGAGACCGGTACCGTCATCGGCATCAAGGAGATCACCCGCGAGGATGCCGAGGAGGACGGCGACGAGCTGCCCAACGGCGTCAACCAGATGATCCGCGTCTACATCGCCCAGCACCGTAAGATCACGGTCGGCGATAAGCTCTCCGGCCGCCACGGCAACAAGGGCTGCATCTCCCGCATCCTGCCGGAAGAGGACATGCCGTTCCTGGCGGACGGTACCCCGGTCGACATCATGCTGAACCCGCTGGGCGTGCCTTCTCGAATGAACCTCGGCCAGGTGCTGGAACTGCACCTCGGCTGGATCGCCCACTGCGGTTGGGACATCTCCCTCGACCCGAACATGGAAGCCGAATGGAAGAAGCTCATCCCGCAGGGCGCCGAAAAGGCCGAGCCGAACACCCCGGTCGCCACCCCGGTGTTCGACGGCGTCAAGCCGGACGTGCTCAAGGGCCTGCTGTCCACCACCCTGCCGAACCGTGACGGCGACCGTCTGGTCGGCCCCGACGGCAAGGCCACCCTGTATGACGGCCGCACCGGCGAGCCGTTCTTCCGCCCGATCTCCGTCGGCTACATGTACATGCTGAAGCTGCACCACCTGGTCGACGACAAGATCCACGCACGTTCCACCGGCCCGTACTCCATGATCACCCAGCAGCCGCTGGGCGGTAAGGCGCAGTTCGGTGGCCAGCGCTTCGGCGAGATGGAAGTGTGGGCCCTCGAGGCCTACGGTGCCGCCTACACGCTGCACGAGATGATGACCACCAAGTCCGATGACGTCGACGGCCGCGTGCGCGTCTACGGTGCCATCGTTAAGGGCGAGAACCTGCCGCCTGCAGGCATCCCGGAATCCTTCAAGGTGCTCCTGAAGGAAATGCAGTCCCTGTCCCTGAACGTCGAGGTGCTCAACGCGGACGGCGTTGCCATCGATATGAAGGACGAGGACGACGACCCGGCCGGCGCATCCGACGATCTTGGCTTCAACATCGGCGCCCGCCCCGACGCGGCCGCCAAGGAAGACCAGGCTGCCGCCGAGCCCGAATATCAGTGA
- a CDS encoding HhH-GPD family protein: MNDTKNPNAADIALRLAAWWETAARDLPWRFGRASDWGVLVSEVMSQQTQMSRVVPYWTAWMERWPDARALAGAPKAEVITAWGRLGYPRRALRLQECARTVAEQYDNQLPHTYDELLALPGVGDYTASAVMSFAFGERIAVIDTNIRRVISRVFRGEESFGGAASPVERETARRLLPEGERGAVVWNQSVMELGATVCTAKAPLCDRCPIAGQCVFLRNGRPGLGERRTRPRQRFQGTDRQVRGLVLNALRELPAGSVLEREQAERLWKDRIQLDACIASLDDDGLVEMLPDGSLRLPQ, translated from the coding sequence ATGAACGACACCAAGAACCCTAACGCGGCTGATATCGCATTGCGCTTGGCCGCATGGTGGGAGACTGCCGCCCGTGACCTGCCGTGGCGCTTCGGCCGTGCCAGCGACTGGGGCGTCCTTGTTTCCGAAGTGATGAGCCAACAGACACAGATGAGCCGAGTCGTGCCATATTGGACGGCATGGATGGAGCGCTGGCCCGACGCTCGTGCGCTCGCCGGGGCGCCCAAGGCCGAAGTCATCACTGCTTGGGGGCGCCTGGGCTACCCGCGCCGTGCCCTGCGCTTGCAGGAATGCGCACGCACCGTGGCCGAGCAATACGACAACCAGCTGCCGCACACCTATGATGAGCTGCTGGCTTTGCCGGGCGTGGGCGATTACACCGCCAGCGCGGTGATGAGCTTCGCCTTCGGCGAGCGCATCGCCGTGATCGATACCAATATCCGCCGTGTGATCTCGCGTGTATTCCGCGGCGAGGAATCCTTCGGCGGTGCGGCAAGTCCTGTGGAGCGCGAGACGGCGCGTCGCCTGCTTCCGGAAGGGGAGAGGGGGGCCGTGGTTTGGAACCAGTCGGTGATGGAACTCGGTGCGACGGTATGCACCGCCAAGGCGCCGCTGTGCGATCGGTGCCCGATCGCCGGGCAATGCGTGTTCCTGCGTAATGGCAGGCCAGGCTTGGGGGAGCGGCGTACCCGGCCGCGCCAACGGTTCCAGGGTACGGATCGCCAGGTGCGTGGGCTGGTACTCAACGCGTTGCGCGAATTGCCGGCGGGCTCGGTATTGGAACGCGAGCAGGCGGAACGGCTATGGAAGGACCGTATCCAGCTTGACGCGTGCATTGCCTCGTTGGATGATGACGGTCTTGTCGAGATGCTTCCCGACGGCTCGTTACGCCTGCCTCAGTAG
- a CDS encoding tRNA (cytidine(34)-2'-O)-methyltransferase has product MTNEAANPEDQVEKMFEYGYRKSNYGPDELVTDAHGNPISVVDAMLSAKDAAKAETSTPHLCYYSPRIPGNTGSAIRLCAVTGTILHLVEPLGFNLRDTKLRRAGLDYHDMAHVVLHPNFEDLVESMPDSRIIAFTAHATKLYTDIEYKPTDILLFGPEPGNIPDPMDIMAGPHVAEQVRLPMRPSLRSLNLTNCASIAIYEAWRQMGFKGGA; this is encoded by the coding sequence ATGACTAACGAAGCAGCAAATCCCGAAGATCAAGTCGAGAAGATGTTCGAATACGGGTATCGCAAGTCCAATTATGGGCCGGACGAGCTGGTGACCGACGCGCACGGCAACCCGATTTCCGTGGTGGACGCCATGCTGAGCGCGAAGGATGCGGCCAAGGCGGAAACCTCCACGCCGCACCTGTGCTACTACTCTCCGCGCATTCCTGGCAACACGGGCTCCGCGATCCGCCTGTGCGCCGTAACCGGCACGATCCTGCACCTGGTGGAACCGTTGGGCTTCAATCTGCGCGACACCAAGCTGCGCCGCGCGGGGCTTGACTACCACGACATGGCTCATGTGGTGCTGCACCCGAATTTCGAGGATCTGGTGGAATCGATGCCCGATTCGCGCATCATCGCCTTCACCGCGCACGCCACCAAGTTGTACACCGACATCGAGTACAAGCCGACCGACATTCTGCTGTTCGGCCCGGAACCGGGCAATATTCCCGATCCGATGGACATTATGGCCGGCCCGCATGTGGCTGAGCAGGTGCGTCTGCCGATGCGCCCGAGCCTGCGTAGCTTGAACCTTACCAACTGTGCTTCCATCGCCATCTACGAAGCCTGGCGCCAAATGGGCTTCAAGGGCGGGGCGTGA
- a CDS encoding starch-binding protein, which translates to MRGSRLSCVLCTLLSLFMVMPASVASAATEGSGGSGEVTIHYHDSAGWAKPFAYMYGDGVRSASWPGERMADDGDG; encoded by the coding sequence ATGAGGGGTTCCCGTCTGTCATGCGTGCTATGCACGCTGCTTTCGCTGTTCATGGTGATGCCTGCCTCGGTGGCGTCCGCAGCCACCGAAGGAAGCGGCGGGTCCGGCGAGGTGACGATCCATTATCACGACAGCGCCGGCTGGGCGAAGCCGTTCGCGTACATGTACGGCGATGGTGTGCGCTCCGCGTCCTGGCCGGGCGAACGGATGGCGGACGACGGCGACGGCTGA
- a CDS encoding PFL family protein, protein MLNIMEVHETNKMIEQEKLDVRTITMGISLLDCAADSVDEVCENIYNKITTYAKDLVSTGQAIERDYGIPIVNKRITVTPISLVGASSCKSSEDFVKIAHALDRAAKNVGVDLIGGYSALVSKSMTPAEEMLIRSLPQALSETDIVCSSVNVGSTKTGIDMNSVELLGHIIKDIAHATADNDSYGCVKFVAFCNAPDDNPFMAGGFHGVTEGDAVINVGVSGPGVVSRALDEAKGKDFEFLCETIKRTAFKITRVGQLVAQEASRRLGVPFGIIDLSLAPTPAVGDSVGEVLEKIGLEQVGAPGTTAALAMLNDQVKKGGIMASSYVGGLSGAFIPVSEDKNMIDAATNGCLKIEKLEAMTCVCSVGLDMIAIPGDTTAATISGIIADEAAIGMVNQKTTAVRVIPVEGKGVGDMANFGGLMGYAPIIPVNQTSCEAFVTRGGRIPAPIHSFKN, encoded by the coding sequence ATGCTGAATATCATGGAGGTCCACGAGACCAACAAGATGATCGAGCAGGAGAAGCTCGACGTGCGCACCATCACCATGGGCATCAGCCTGCTGGACTGTGCCGCCGACAGCGTCGACGAGGTCTGCGAGAACATCTACAACAAGATCACCACGTATGCCAAGGATCTCGTATCCACCGGCCAAGCCATCGAACGCGACTACGGCATCCCGATCGTCAACAAGCGCATCACCGTCACTCCGATCTCGCTGGTCGGCGCAAGCTCCTGCAAGAGCTCCGAGGATTTCGTCAAGATCGCGCACGCGCTCGACCGTGCTGCCAAGAACGTCGGCGTCGACCTGATCGGCGGCTATTCCGCACTCGTGTCCAAGTCCATGACCCCGGCCGAGGAGATGCTTATCCGTTCCCTGCCGCAGGCGCTTTCCGAAACCGATATCGTGTGTTCCTCCGTGAACGTGGGCTCCACCAAGACCGGCATCGACATGAATTCCGTTGAACTGCTCGGCCATATCATCAAGGACATCGCGCACGCCACCGCTGATAACGATTCCTACGGATGCGTGAAGTTTGTGGCGTTCTGCAACGCCCCCGACGACAACCCGTTCATGGCGGGCGGCTTCCATGGCGTGACCGAAGGCGACGCCGTGATCAACGTCGGCGTTTCCGGCCCGGGCGTGGTCTCCCGTGCGCTGGACGAGGCCAAGGGCAAGGATTTCGAATTCCTGTGCGAAACCATCAAACGCACTGCATTCAAGATCACGCGTGTCGGCCAGCTGGTGGCCCAGGAGGCGTCCCGTCGCCTCGGCGTGCCGTTCGGCATCATCGACCTGTCGCTTGCCCCGACCCCGGCCGTCGGCGATTCCGTTGGCGAAGTGTTGGAGAAGATCGGCTTGGAGCAGGTGGGTGCCCCGGGTACCACCGCGGCGCTCGCCATGCTCAACGACCAGGTGAAGAAGGGCGGCATCATGGCGTCCTCCTATGTGGGCGGCCTGTCCGGCGCGTTCATCCCGGTCTCCGAAGACAAGAACATGATCGACGCGGCCACCAACGGCTGCCTGAAGATCGAGAAGCTTGAGGCCATGACCTGCGTGTGCTCCGTCGGCCTTGACATGATCGCCATTCCTGGCGACACCACCGCGGCCACCATCTCCGGCATCATCGCCGACGAAGCGGCCATCGGCATGGTCAACCAGAAGACCACCGCCGTGCGCGTGATCCCGGTGGAAGGCAAGGGCGTGGGCGATATGGCCAACTTCGGCGGTCTGATGGGCTATGCGCCGATCATTCCGGTGAACCAGACCAGCTGCGAGGCCTTCGTGACCCGTGGCGGCCGTATTCCGGCACCGATCCACTCCTTCAAGAACTAG